GGGGTGAACTCGGCCTCGAGCTGCTTCATGCCGGCCTCGTCGAGCCACTGGTGGCCTTGCGCGGCGCGGGCCGGGAGCGGCCATTTGCGGGCGATGCCCTTGGTGCCGCTGACCAGGTGGATGCGCGAGTACGGCCGCGGGCTGGTGACGTCGTGCTGGAGCATGATCGTGCGCCCGCGGTGGGTGCGGATCGTGGTCGTGTTCATGTTCCCGCGGTAGGTGCGGCCGCGGTACTCGGCGAAAAACGGGTCCTTGGCGGCGAGACCCTCGACGATGTCGGCCATCTGGAAATCGGCCGTGGACATCGACGTGAGGTAATCCATGCGGTCGCCCCGGTTGATGCCCATGACCTGGCAGATCGGGCCGAGCCCGTGCGTCGGGTAGAGGTTGCCGTTGCGGTGCTGGTTTTCCTTGAGCCGCCACATCTCGGCGTAGGCGTCGCGGCCGAAGTTCAGTTCGCGCAGGTCGTGGAGGTAGGCGCCCTCGCCGTGGAGAATTTCGCCGAACCAGCCGTGGCGGGCCAGGTTGAGCGTGAGCAGCTCGAAGAAGTCGTAGCAGCAGTTCTCGAGCATCATGCAATGGCGGCGGGTGCGCTCGGAGGTCTCGACCAGCTGCCAGCACTCCTCGAGCGTGCGGGCGGCGGGCACCTCGACGGCGGCGTGCTTGCCCTGCTCCATCGCGCCGACGGCCATGGGCGTGTGGAGGCTCCACGGCGTGCAGATGTAGACGAGATCGATGGCGGGGTCGGCGCACAGCCGGCGCCAGGCGTCCTTGGAATCCGAGTACGCACGCGCCGGCGGAAGCCCGCGCCGGGCGAGCGTCTGCTGCACCTTGGCGACGCGGTCGGGGTACTGGTCGCAGAGGGCGGCGATCTCGACCCCCTCGATGCGGGACATCCGGTCGACGGCGGCGGGCCCGCGCATGCCGAGGCCGATGAAGCCGATGCGGACGCGGTCGAGCCGGGGCGCGGCGTAGCCGCACATGTTGAAGCGGGCGCGGGCCGGAGCGGTGCCGGCCGCGGCAGGCGCCCCGGCGGCGGGGCGGCGCGCCCCGGGAGCGGCACACCCGGCGAGGCCGGTGGCGACCAAGCCGGCGCCGAGGAGGGATTGTCTCAGGAACTCGCGGCGGTTCGAAAAGTGGGGGCTCACGCGAAAACTCTATGGGCGGTTTTCGCGCGCAGGGAAAACTAGAAGTTTCCGCTGATGCCCACCTTGACCACGGTGGAGTACACGAACGTGGCGCTCTTCCGCTCCGGCACGTAGAGGTACTGGTTCTGGCGGCCGACGTTGAAGACATCGATCACGTCGACGTACACGCGGAACTTCTTGCTGAAGGCGTAGGCCAGGTTGACGTCGATCGGCGTGGTCGCGAACTGGTACTCCCGCTGCGACGGGTCGTCGTTGTACACGATGAGCCGGTTGCCGGTGTGATTGGCCATGACGCGGACCGTCCAGCGATTGCGAATGTACGAGACGCCGACATTGGCGGCGCGCGGGGTGAAGTTGGGCAGCTCGGACTGGGTGACGACGCTGCCGACGTCGCCGTAGTCGCCCTTGGTTTCGAGCCAGGTGGCGTTGGCGAACAGGCCGAAGCCGGACCAGAAGCCGGGGAGGTTGGTGAACTGCTGCTGGTAGGAGGCCTCGAGGCCGCGGATGCGGGCGTAGCCGCCGTTGAAGTCGGTGGTAAGCATGTAGCCCACGTAGGCGTCGCCGTACTCGTTGCCGGGCTGCAGCTCGCCGCGGGATTTGCGGAAGATGAAATCGGTGAGCCGCTTTTCGAAGACGGCCACCGACACGAGCCCGGCGGGCTCGAAATAGTATTCGAGCGTGGCGTCGTAGTTCTTCGAATACTGCGGCTTCAGGCTCGGGTTGTTGGCGGTGACGGTCATCTCGTCGTGGTTCACGCTCATCGACGGCACGATGGAGCCGAAGTTGGGCCGGCCGATGCCGTTGGAATAGCTGAGCCGGGCGAGGAAGTTGGGCGTGATCCGGTAGCGGAAGTGGATGCTCGGGAAATAGTCCCGGTACTGGCCCCGGAGGGAGACGCGGTTGCCATATTCCGCGCGCGTACGCCGGTCGGTCTCCTCGGAGGTGACGGGGCCGGTCCAGGCGGCGCGGCGGGCCTTTTCTTCGGCGGTGATTTCCTGGCGGAAACCCTTGCCGGTGACACGCGTGTCCTCGACGCGGACGCCGGTGACGATCCCGAGCCGCCCGAAGCGGGCGTCGGCCATGACGTAGCCGGCGGAGACAAGTTCGCGCGCCTCGGTGTCGTTGCGAATGGAGTCGCGAACGCTGGCGCCGACGTCGCGTTTGAACAGCTGCGGCGACTGGCGCAGTTCGCCGAGGAGCTTGGCCATGTCCATGTAGAGCGACGGCAGGCCGGCGTTCTTCGGCTGGGACTTGTTGGGCACGTAGTCGTAGCCGGCGTCGTAGAAGCGCTCGAGGTTGTCGTCGTTGGCGGCGCCGACCGGGCCGACCACGCCGTTGGGGCCGACGTAGGCATTGAGGTTGCGGTCGTTGTCGCGCGTGCGGGTCTGCTGGCGGGCGCGCAGGCCGGTCTTGAGCGCGAGGGGGAAGCGGGTTGGCAGCGGCTTCCGGTAGTTGAGCTGGGCGCCGTAGATCTGGTCATTGCTGTCAAAGTCCTGCAGGTCGAAGCTGCCGAGCGTGGAGTTGCGCCAGTCGGTGATGGCGGGGCCGCCGATCTGGCGGAGGACGATGCCGTTGTTGGGCGCGGTCATTTCCTGGTGCCAGGCGGTGCCGCTGACGGTGCGCTGGGGCGTCATGCGGTCGAGGTCGGTGCCGTGGGATTCGGAGTAGTTGAGGGAAGCGTCGAGCTTGCCGCCCCAGACGGTGCTCTCGAGGCCGGCGCCGAGGTTGAGGGTGCGGACGTCGCGATTGCGGAGCAGTTGGTAGAACGTGAACGTCTGGTTGCGCGACTCGACGACCTGGGGCGAGAGGATGGTGACGTTGGCGTTGCTAGGGGTGCTGAGGCGGATCCAGCGGCGGTTGAGCTGATCGTCGTAGGCGGAGAACGCGGTGCTGACGTAAACGCGGGTGGCGTCGCTCACCTTGTAGTCGAAGCGCACGCTGGCGCCGGCGCGGCGGTGGCGGAGCTGGTCGCGGCCGAAGGCGTTGGCATTGAACCAGGCGGGGCGGCTGGTGTCGGTCGTGCGCTCCCAGACGATGGTGTTACAGTCGCGCGGCTTGAGGGACTCGTTGTAGCTGACGGTGGCGAGGACGCCGAGGCGGCCGTCGAGGAGCAGGTCGGAATAGCCGGCGCTGCCGAGGGGGCGGAACGCCTTTTGCGAGACGTTGTAGTTGTTGGCGAAGCTGTAGTTGATGCGGCGGCCCTTGCGGTCGAGCGCGCTCTTGGTCTTCAGGTTGACCGCGCCGCCGATGGAGTCGGCGTCGATATCGGGGGTCATCGCCTTCGAGACCTCGATGGTCTCGATGAAGTCGGCGGAGATGCGGTCGATGTCGGCGCCGCGCTCGTAGGTGCGGGTGCTGCCGTTGGCACCGCGGGTGCCGTCGATGCTGAACGAGTTGAGGTTGGGCGAGGTGCCGCGGATCTGGACGCGCATGATCTCGCCCTCGGAAATCTCGGTGCTGAAGCCGGGCACGCGCATGAGGAAGTTGGCGAGGTTGAGGTCGGCGACGTTTCCGAACGCGTCGGAGGAAATCACGTTCTTCACGTTGGGAGCGTTGCGCTGCTGGGTGACGGCGAGCGCGTTGCCCTCGCGTTCACTCTCCACCACGAAGGCGGAGAGCTTGTAGATGCCGGCGGTGAGCGCGGCGTCCTGCGTCACGCTGCCGCCGGCGCGAACGGTGACGGGGATGGTCTCGGGATCCAGGCCGGTGTAGCGGATCGTGACCTGGTAACTGCCGGCGGGGAGAGAGAGCGCGTAACGGCCGTCGCGCGCGGTGAGCGCGGTGGCGCCGCCGGGCGCGACGGAGATTTCGGCGCCCTCGAGGTAGGCACCGGTCGCGGCGTTGCTGATGGTGCCGGCGAGCGTGCCGAGCTGGGCGGGGTCCACGACGCCCGCCGGGTCGGCGGCGGCGGCGGAGTGGCCCGGCGCGAGCGCGAGGGCGAGCCAGGTGGAGAACAAGGCGAGCGGATGCTTACGTTTCATGGGCGGGGGCGGATCCTGCGGCGGTTCCTTGGCCCCACCCTCCGGCGCGGCCGCCCGGGCGGGCGGGACGCGGTTGATCATGAAGGCTCCCGTGTGTTCGTCCTCGACCGCCACGAGGGCGGTCCGGGCGAGCATGACCGCGATGGCCTCGCGGGCGGTGAAGTCACCCCGCACGGGGTTGGTCTTCACGCCGCGGACTTTGGGCACCAGGTAGAACACCTGCTCGCCGGAAAGCTCGACGAACGTGCGCAAGGTCTGCGCCGCGTCGCCGCCGGCAAGGTCCCAGTGCCTCTTCTCCGGGGTGCCGGCCGCCCGCGCCCCGGGCAGGAGCAGCGCGAGCAGCAGCAGCAACGCCAGGCGCCGCCAGGGGTCAACCGAGCGGTGCACGCGGAGCAGAATCGAGGTTAGGCTCTGCAGCATTCATGACAGGGCTTGGTGAATCAGGGTTTCGAATACCGCCTGTCCCCCACTCTGACGGACCGCGCGGCGCTTCGGGCTACGCCGCCGGTCGGAATCTGCCCGTGCCGTTTCACGGCCGCCGCAGGAGGATGCGGCCCGGCGCGGAGCGATCGGCGACAATGTCGCCGTCGGACTCGAGCAGGCGCACGAAGGCCTCGACGTTCTCGGCGCGGAAGCTCCCGCCGACCGGCAGGGTCGCGAGCGCGGGATCGGCCACGACCAGCTGGAGCTGATTGCGCCGGTTGAACTGGGTGACGACCTCGGCGAGGGGCGTGTCGACGAACACGAGCCGCGGTCCCTGCCAGGCGAGTGCGGCGCGAACGCGTTCCGGGGCGAGCCGCTCGACGACGGGCGCGGGCGGGGCGGCATGCGGCGCGGCCAACGCGTGCACCACGGCGCGCTCATTGGCCGTCAGCCGCGTGGGTGTGAGCACCGGATACCTGGGCGTGGACGCGCCGGGAGCGGGGGACGGGGAGGACGCCGGCGCCGGCGCGAGCAACGCGGGCGGGGCGACGTCGACCTTACCCTCGGTGACCAGCACCTCGATGTCCTCGCGGCCGAGCCGCACGTTGAAGGCGGTGCCGACGGCGCGGACGGCGATGTCGCCGGCCTGGACGAGGAACGGGCGCGCGGGATTGCGGGCGACGGTGAAATGCGCCTCGCCGCGCCGCAGCTCGACGTGGCGCGTGGCCGCGGTGAACTGGACGACAACCTCGCTGCTGCCGTTGAGCTCGACGACCGAGCCATCGGCGAGCGTGACGCGCTGATAGCCGTCGACCGTGGTGGCGTAGTGCTCGCCGGCGGCACTGGCGTCGGGACGACCGGTCCACCAGAACGCCAGGACCGTCAGGCTGGCGGCGAGGGCAAGAGGCACGACGTGGCGCAGCCGCAAGACCGGGGCGCGCCGGGCGGGAGCGGGCGGGCGGAGCAGATCGCGATCGGGATGGCGTTGGGCGGCGGGTCGAAAATCGCGCAATTGCTGGAGGGCTTGCCAGGCGCCCTCGAGGCGGGCGACCGCAGCGGCGTGGCGCGGGTCGGCGGCGCACCAGGCGGCAAAGGCCTGGGCTTCCTCGGGCGAGAAGCCGCCATCGCGCTGGGCAACCCAGGCGGCGGCGGTGGCCTCGATGGCCGCGGCTTCGGAGGAGGCGGCAGCGGAGCGGCGTTTCATGGTTGTTCCTCCCGTTGGGTGGGGCGGGCCACGGAGATGCCACGCGCCTCGAAGTAGCTGGCGCACCGGCGCATGCCCTTGGCGAGCTGGGCCTTCACGGTGTGTTCGGAGATCCTGAGTTCCGCGGCGATCTGTTTGTGGGAGTATCCGTAGAGCAGCCGCAGGGTGAGCACCTGGCGGCAGCGTTCCGGCAGGTCACGCACCGAGGCGGCAAGCAACTCCAGCTCCTGCTGGCGGCTGGCGGCCTCGGCGGCGTCCGGCTTATCTTCAGCGACGGGCAACGCGGCGAGATCGGCTACGCCATCGATGGCGACGACTTGGCGGCGGCGAAAGAAGTCGAGCGCGGCGTTGCGCGCGGTGGTGAAGAGGAAAGCGCGGGCGTAGCGGACCTTGCCGGTGGCGCGCGCGCGGATCAGCCGCACGTAGGATTCCTGCACGAGGTCGTCCACGTCGGGGAACGACGGGAACATGCTGCGCAGGTAGGAGCGGAGGGAGGACTCGTGCGGCTGGACCTCGCGCGAGAACCACTGGGCGGTCTGCGCGGGGTCCAGGGTGTTGGCGGGTTGGGGTTCGGAAGCGCTCACGATCGGGACAGCGCGCGCATCGCACCAGCGCCAGCCGGTCGCAGTCGAGGCCGATTTGGCATTCGCCAGAAAATGTGACCCCGGCGTAGCCCGAAGCGCCGCCTGGTCCGTCTCTACGGCAACCATCCGCCGCGCACATTCCGGCGGAATACGCCGTCCCCCGCCTCGCGCGAGGCGTCAGGTGCGCAGAACCAGACGTTTGACGCCCTCGATGGGAGCATCGTGCACGGGGGTGAGCGGGAGCGGCGTGAGCGGGGTGATGGCTTTGACGATCAACTCGTGGGTGAGGATCGAGCCGCAGAGGCCGGCGGGCAGGGTGTCGAGCGGGGTGAGCGGAAAGAGTCTGGCCGCGACCTTCGTGGCGAGCGCGACGAGTTCACTCGCCGAGGCGACGACGATGTCGCGGGCGGTGGCGTCCCCCTCGGTGGCGAGGCGCATGACGGCGGGCGTGAGCGCGGCGACGACGCGGTTGGGCTCCGGGTGGTGGTAGAAGAACCGGGTGAACGCGTTGGCGTCGGCATCCGCGGGCAGCCCGGCGTGGGCGCGCACGGTTGGCCCCAGGCGCGACGGCGGCAGCCAGCCCTGGACCTCGAGGAGGGCGCGTTCCACGGCGCGGCGGCCGATGTCGTAGCCGCTGCCGGGATCGCCGAAGCGCCAGCCGAGTCCGCCGGCGTAGTGCAGGGCGCCGTTGGGACCGCGCGCGGCGACGAATGAACCGGTACCGGCGTGGAGCACGAGGCCGGGACGACCGTGCGTGGCAAGTTCGAGGACCGGCAGGGAGTCATCGCCCGTGGCGATCGCGCCGAAATCGGTGAGGGTGTCGGCAAACTCCCGCCAGAACGTGCGGCTGCCGGCCATGCAGAGGAGCGTGTGGGTGACGACCCCATCGGGGTGGGTGCGGCGGGCGTCGCGCAAGAGCGCACACAACGCATCGGTGACGACGAGCCGGGCCTG
The Opitutus sp. ER46 genome window above contains:
- a CDS encoding Gfo/Idh/MocA family oxidoreductase, which codes for MSPHFSNRREFLRQSLLGAGLVATGLAGCAAPGARRPAAGAPAAAGTAPARARFNMCGYAAPRLDRVRIGFIGLGMRGPAAVDRMSRIEGVEIAALCDQYPDRVAKVQQTLARRGLPPARAYSDSKDAWRRLCADPAIDLVYICTPWSLHTPMAVGAMEQGKHAAVEVPAARTLEECWQLVETSERTRRHCMMLENCCYDFFELLTLNLARHGWFGEILHGEGAYLHDLRELNFGRDAYAEMWRLKENQHRNGNLYPTHGLGPICQVMGINRGDRMDYLTSMSTADFQMADIVEGLAAKDPFFAEYRGRTYRGNMNTTTIRTHRGRTIMLQHDVTSPRPYSRIHLVSGTKGIARKWPLPARAAQGHQWLDEAGMKQLEAEFTPEIVRHIGELARQVGGHGGMDFIMDWRLIDCLRNGLPLDQDVYDAALWSVIAPLSEQSVAHRSDSVDVPDFTNGWWQTNAPVELTLKGAGTTGVRRV
- a CDS encoding TonB-dependent receptor, which translates into the protein MLQSLTSILLRVHRSVDPWRRLALLLLLALLLPGARAAGTPEKRHWDLAGGDAAQTLRTFVELSGEQVFYLVPKVRGVKTNPVRGDFTAREAIAVMLARTALVAVEDEHTGAFMINRVPPARAAAPEGGAKEPPQDPPPPMKRKHPLALFSTWLALALAPGHSAAAADPAGVVDPAQLGTLAGTISNAATGAYLEGAEISVAPGGATALTARDGRYALSLPAGSYQVTIRYTGLDPETIPVTVRAGGSVTQDAALTAGIYKLSAFVVESEREGNALAVTQQRNAPNVKNVISSDAFGNVADLNLANFLMRVPGFSTEISEGEIMRVQIRGTSPNLNSFSIDGTRGANGSTRTYERGADIDRISADFIETIEVSKAMTPDIDADSIGGAVNLKTKSALDRKGRRINYSFANNYNVSQKAFRPLGSAGYSDLLLDGRLGVLATVSYNESLKPRDCNTIVWERTTDTSRPAWFNANAFGRDQLRHRRAGASVRFDYKVSDATRVYVSTAFSAYDDQLNRRWIRLSTPSNANVTILSPQVVESRNQTFTFYQLLRNRDVRTLNLGAGLESTVWGGKLDASLNYSESHGTDLDRMTPQRTVSGTAWHQEMTAPNNGIVLRQIGGPAITDWRNSTLGSFDLQDFDSNDQIYGAQLNYRKPLPTRFPLALKTGLRARQQTRTRDNDRNLNAYVGPNGVVGPVGAANDDNLERFYDAGYDYVPNKSQPKNAGLPSLYMDMAKLLGELRQSPQLFKRDVGASVRDSIRNDTEARELVSAGYVMADARFGRLGIVTGVRVEDTRVTGKGFRQEITAEEKARRAAWTGPVTSEETDRRTRAEYGNRVSLRGQYRDYFPSIHFRYRITPNFLARLSYSNGIGRPNFGSIVPSMSVNHDEMTVTANNPSLKPQYSKNYDATLEYYFEPAGLVSVAVFEKRLTDFIFRKSRGELQPGNEYGDAYVGYMLTTDFNGGYARIRGLEASYQQQFTNLPGFWSGFGLFANATWLETKGDYGDVGSVVTQSELPNFTPRAANVGVSYIRNRWTVRVMANHTGNRLIVYNDDPSQREYQFATTPIDVNLAYAFSKKFRVYVDVIDVFNVGRQNQYLYVPERKSATFVYSTVVKVGISGNF
- a CDS encoding FecR domain-containing protein, with protein sequence MKRRSAAASSEAAAIEATAAAWVAQRDGGFSPEEAQAFAAWCAADPRHAAAVARLEGAWQALQQLRDFRPAAQRHPDRDLLRPPAPARRAPVLRLRHVVPLALAASLTVLAFWWTGRPDASAAGEHYATTVDGYQRVTLADGSVVELNGSSEVVVQFTAATRHVELRRGEAHFTVARNPARPFLVQAGDIAVRAVGTAFNVRLGREDIEVLVTEGKVDVAPPALLAPAPASSPSPAPGASTPRYPVLTPTRLTANERAVVHALAAPHAAPPAPVVERLAPERVRAALAWQGPRLVFVDTPLAEVVTQFNRRNQLQLVVADPALATLPVGGSFRAENVEAFVRLLESDGDIVADRSAPGRILLRRP
- a CDS encoding RNA polymerase sigma factor; this encodes MSASEPQPANTLDPAQTAQWFSREVQPHESSLRSYLRSMFPSFPDVDDLVQESYVRLIRARATGKVRYARAFLFTTARNAALDFFRRRQVVAIDGVADLAALPVAEDKPDAAEAASRQQELELLAASVRDLPERCRQVLTLRLLYGYSHKQIAAELRISEHTVKAQLAKGMRRCASYFEARGISVARPTQREEQP
- a CDS encoding BadF/BadG/BcrA/BcrD ATPase family protein encodes the protein MTSLLRIGVDGGGSKTECVLLDASGVQVAHHLAPGSNPSVVGAEQARLVVTDALCALLRDARRTHPDGVVTHTLLCMAGSRTFWREFADTLTDFGAIATGDDSLPVLELATHGRPGLVLHAGTGSFVAARGPNGALHYAGGLGWRFGDPGSGYDIGRRAVERALLEVQGWLPPSRLGPTVRAHAGLPADADANAFTRFFYHHPEPNRVVAALTPAVMRLATEGDATARDIVVASASELVALATKVAARLFPLTPLDTLPAGLCGSILTHELIVKAITPLTPLPLTPVHDAPIEGVKRLVLRT